One segment of Neodiprion fabricii isolate iyNeoFabr1 chromosome 1, iyNeoFabr1.1, whole genome shotgun sequence DNA contains the following:
- the LOC124188175 gene encoding intersectin-1 isoform X9, with amino-acid sequence MAAAAALGVDPWVIQPRERARYQEQFNSLKPVNGVVTGEQAKGFFLQSQLPPMTLGQIWGLSDTDADGKMDVNEFSIACKLINLKLRGFEIPSALPPTLIRSLKSVSNGTTNSASAPGPPQRPAPPSSIGTVPLIGGPPPKPAPPSFPNSPVNMGMSPVKMQPSAGSIIPPIQPVQPMTASAPMDLFEFDFSEGMPSVAPIAPVNMNPAPIAAFGMGSVMAIQPAMIPPMSAPTMAPIASVAPMASGIPISAPISSIPLAPVHQIMGNPAVAPIVPPSVNGNPTPVSTNSPLSTTARPPSIDRVGSLDSQHSQHSAGSPQVEWAVPHQTKLKYTQLFNTWDRTRSGFLSGPQARNIMVQTQLPQGILAQVWALADMDVDGRLGCDEFVLAMHLCDMAKAGEKIPTVLPIELIPPTFRRQRQGSVTSQGTSENIDPSAGMPQTSFENKRKENFEKGQAELERRRKALLEIQRKEQEERDRKEREEAEKQEKIRLEQERRRQAEIEKQMLRQKEIEQEKEEQRKRAQEQREAARKEMERQRQLEWEKQKSQELQAQRQKEQDVLLKLKAKNQGLAIELGSLNEKVKELSQKICDTRVGVSGVKTTIDGMRSTRDSQLQEMSALKNKLREQNQRLLSLSQEKARIEAKNKLNNAQDVAGQEAVKMAFASKQITLKQMKDKIADLQQQINDKMTDIENNNSQLDDIKKQMKNLLAECAQLYKSFEEKKTKVTDLRAGSGNADFTTSAWGDSAWGDTGTVNTDSWPVDIASVTHATITGDNTGAVKYRALYEFVARNQDEISFQPGDIILVPPVQNAEPGWMAGEIRGHTGWFPESYVEPVEVDAVITSGNAFIQQDSVEKRTLEGIAEVPENVSDAGSLGGEGPAVEAVIPTLGLGSVCNLQAIALYQYRPTVQQHLSFNKGDTINVTEQQDDWWYGEFNGTEGWFPKSYIKTTTPVRTEASSPTGIPTEYYIALYPYASNETGDLSFNQGEVMMVTKKEGDWWTGVIGDRTGIFPSNYVEKCDNPDQVVIVPDNTSEVVSAVPAPESTPVPDVQEKISEPPTAVTSAQGTPLQEKTKEQLEDERAEAEDRAELPDFAAMSAQQSEDLGSDTDSKPSTPQYPKARGKKPEIGQVIAPYHATSPEQLNLHRGQLIMIRKKTETGWWEGELQARGQKRQIGWFPASYVKLLGSNSNRSTPVSHRYQDSPTDPNVERVMALYPYQALNEDELNFEKGDVITVLAKEDASWWRGEMNGVSGVFPSNYVSPMSSDLIRDVMFGLLNDTERKRQEHIKELIATEQAYIEDMTLVHEVFEKPLLQSMVLTVNEVDKIFVNWRDIIVCNDNFLRTLRIRRDNSDGGVIRMIGDILCENIPRMSAYVRFCSCQLSAATYLQQLTEKSPEFVQVAAMCQQDPRTKGMPLSSFLIKPMQRITKYPLIINKILEYTPVLHPDRQYLLEALARAEEFCTQVNEGVREKENSDRLEWLQQHVTCDGLEEQLIFNSLTNSLGPRKFLHHGILHKAKSGKELVGFLMNDFILFAQPTKSLPSGQQFSFERNANQKFKLYRKPTFLNELVILTVPELNGNDTSDHSRTIRLWDSKKTITLLAPSASECSLWLKRITEASRVYLENEKTQLQRQRSKQAQFAACGRILVTVLEGSSIKALSVRRRPPKGRLRLVVREAEDLCPTKPGKYNTFCKVSMGSQEERTQVVSGTNCPLWDKSMQFQVKDLHADTLCITVFDKGYYSPDEFRGRAEVRVSDIMRDSIDSCGPIQKRIKLHEVESGEVVLKLDLRLFNRLP; translated from the exons ATGGCTGCAGCCGCAGCATtgg GTGTGGATCCGTGGGTGATCCAGCCACGGGAACGCGCCCGATACCAGGAGCAATTCAATTCTCTGAAACCGGTAAATGGGGTCGTTACAGGAGAGCAAGCAAAAGGCTTCTTTCTGCAGTCTCAGTTGCCACCTATGACTCTTGGACAGATATG GGGTTTATCCGATACGGATGCTGATGGAAAAATGGATGTGAATGAATTCAGTATTGCTTGCAAGCTGATTAACTTGAAGTTGCGTGGTTTCGAAATCCCAAGTGCACTCCCACCAACTCTGATACGAAGTTTGAAATCTGTATCCAATG GAACCACTAACTCTGCTTCAGCTCCTGGTCCACCACAAAGACCTGCGCCACCGTCATCGATTG GTACAGTACCATTGATTGGTGGCCCCCCACCAAAACCAGCCCCTCCATCATTTCCAAATAGTCCGGTCAACATGGGTATGTCACCAGTTAAAATGCAGCCGTCCGCGGGATCCATTATTCCTCCTATCCAACCAGTACAGCCTATGACTGCGTCTGCACCGATGG actTGTTCGAGTTTGATTTCTCTGAAG GTATGCCGTCCGTTGCGCCGATTGCACCTGTCAATATGAATCCTGCCCCAATTGCAGCTTTTGGAATGGGCAGTGTGATGGCAATACAACCGGCAATGATACCTCCTATGTCTGCCCCAACGATGGCACCTATTGCATCTGTTGCACCTATGGCTTCAG GCATCCCAATATCCGCTCCAATCAGCAGCATTCCTTTAGCACCAGTGCATCAAATAATGGGGAATCCTGCAGTTGCCCCCATAGTCCCACCGTCGGTTAATGGAAATCCAACGCCTGTTTCTACAAATTCTCCACTCAGTACAACGGCTAGACCTCCAAGCATAGACAGAGTTGGTTCGCTTGATTCTCAGCATAGCCAGCATTCCGCAGGCTCGCCACAGGTCGAGTGGGCAGTACCTCATCAAACAAAATTGAAGTACACGCAACTATTCAACACTTGGGATCGTACCAGATCTGGATTCCTCTCGGGACCACAAGCTAGAAATATTATGGTTCAAACGCAGTTGCCTCAGGGCATCCTAGCCCAAGTATG GGCTTTGGCTGATATGGATGTTGATGGCCGATTGGGTTGCGACGAATTTGTCCTAGCCATGCACTTATGTGATATGGCTAAGgctggtgaaaaaattcccacAGTTTTACCAATTGAACTCATTCCTCCTACATTCAGACGTCAACGACAAGGTAGCGTTACGTCCCAGGGTACGTCGGAGAACATTGATCCATCTGCTGGCATGCCACAG ACGTCTTTTGAaaacaagagaaaagaaaactttgaaaaggGGCAGGCTGAGTTAGAGCGTAGGCGCAAAGCACTTTTAGAGATACAACGAAAGGAACAAGAAGAACGTGATCGTAAGGAAAGAGAAGAGGCTGAAAAGCAAGAGAAAATAAG GTTGGAACAGGAAAGGAGACGACAggcagaaattgaaaaacaaatgcTTCGGCAGAAGGAAATTGAACAAGAGAAGGAAGAGCAAAGAAAACGGGCACAAGAGCAACGGGAGGCTGCAAGAAA AGAAATGGAGAGACAGCGGCAATTAGAATGGGAGAAGCAAAAATCTCAAGAACTTCAGGCACAAAGGCAGAAGGAACAGGACGTACTTCTTAAACTCAAGGCCAAGAATCAAGGACTTGCTATCGAATTAGGAAGTCTG aatgaaaaagtgaaagagcTTTCACAGAAAATATGTGATACTCGCGTGGGTGTTTCTGGTGTGAAAACTACGATCGACGGTATGCGTTCAACGCGTGATTCTCAACTTCAAGAGATGTCAGcgctgaaaaataaattacgggAGCAAAATCAAAGACTGCTTTCGCTGAGTCAGGAAAAAGCAAGAATTGAAGCTAAGAATAAGTTGAACAATGCTCAAGATGTTGCTGGGCAGGAGGCAGTAAAGATGGCTTTTGCTAGTAAACAAATAACGttgaaacaaatgaaagaTAAAATCGCGGACTTACAGCAACAG ataAACGATAAGATGACAGATATTGAAAACAACAACAGCCAACTTGATGACATAAAGAAGCAAATGAAAAACCTTCTTGCCGAATGTGCGCAGCTCTATAAatcatttgaagaaaaaaaaacaaaagttacCGATTTGCGAGCTGGCAGTGGCAACGCAGATTTTACCACTTCTGCCTGGGGAGATAGCGCCTGGGGTGATACTGGAACTGTAAATACAGACTCGTGGCCAGTGGACATTGCTTCAGTGACACATGCAACGATTACTGGAGATAATACTGGCGCTGTGAAATACAGAGCTTTATATGAATTCGTGGCAAGAAATCAAGACGAGATATCTTTCCAGCCCGGTGATATAATCCTA GTGCCACCAGTCCAAAATGCCGAGCCCGGCTGGATGGCTGGTGAAATACGTGGCCACACAGGTTGGTTTCCAGAATCTTATGTCGAACCAGTGGAAGTTGATGCTGTGATTACCAGTGGCAATGCTTTCATCCAACAAGACAGTGTTGAGAAGCGAACTTTGGA AGGTATTGCCGAAGTTCCTGAAAATGTATCGGACGCTGGCTCACTTGGTGGTGAAGGTCCAGCTGTCGAGGCAGTTATTCCAACTTTAGGCTTAGGCTCAGTTTGCAACTTGCAAGCTATTGCTTTGTACCAATATCGCCCGACAGTTCAGCAACATCTCTCTTTCAATAAAGGAGATACGATCAATGTCACAGAGCAGCAG gatgATTGGTGGTACGGTGAATTTAATGGTACAGAAGGTTGGTTCCCAAAGTCTTATATTAAAACAACCACACCTGTCCGAACTGAGGCATCATCTCCAACTGGTATTCCTACTGAATATTACATCGCGCTGTATCCATATGCTTCAAACGAAACTGGAGATCTAAGCTTTAATCAAGGGGAAGTGATGAtggtaacaaaaaaagaaggagaCTGGTGGACAGGCGTTATAGGAGATCGTACCggaatttttccatcaaattATGTTGAAAAGTGCGACAACCCCGATCAG GTTGTCATTGTGCCTGATAATACTTCTGAAGTAGTATCAGCTGTTCCGGCCCCTGAATCGACTCCGGTACCAGAtgttcaagaaaaaatttcggaacCACCTACTGCTGTTACTTCAGCTCAAGGAACACCG CTACAGGAAAAAACGAAGGAACAGCTTGAAGACGAGAGAGCTGAGGCGGAAGACAGAGCAGAGTTACCAGATTTTGCTGCTATGTCGGCGCAACAG TCCGAGGACCTTGGGAGCGACACTGACTCTAAG CCATCCACGCCGCAGTACCCCAAG GCAAGAGgtaaaaaacctgaaattggACAAGTCATCGCTCCATACCACGCGACTAGTCCGGAGCAATTGAATCTCCATAGAGGACAACTCATCATGATCAGGAAAAAGACGGAAACTGGTTGGTGGGAAGGAGAGTTACAG GCTCGTGGCCAAAAACGACAAATTGGTTGGTTTCCTGCATCTTATGTCAAGTTATTGGGAAGTAACAGTAATCGCAGCACACCAGTTTCCCATAGATATCAAGACTCGCCCACTGATCCCAATGTTG AGCGGGTGATGGCTTTATACCCATATCAAGCGCTAAATGAGGATGAGTTGAATTTCGAGAAAGGAGACGTTATAACTGTTCTTGCTAAAGAGGATGCCTCGTGGTGGAGGGGCGAGATGAACGGTGTATCAGGAGTATTTCCTAGCAACTATGTTTCTCCGATGT CCAGCGATCTAATACGTGATGTTATGTTTGGACTGCTCAATGATACGGAAAGGAAACGTCAGGAACATATCAAAGAACTCATTGCAACTGAACAAGCGTACATCGAAGACATGACTCTGGTTCACGAG GTCTTTGAGAAACCGTTACTTCAAAGTATGGTACTGACTGTAAACGAAGTTGACAAGATATTCGTCAATTGGCGGGATATTATAGTGTgcaatgacaattttttgag AACACTGAGAATACGAAGGGACAACAGCGATGGTGGTGTTATAAGAATGATCGGTGACATATTGTGTGAAAAT ATCCCGAGGATGTCGGCCTATGTTAGATTCTGTAGCTGTCAGCTTTCCGCAGCAACGTACCTTCAGCAACTTACTGAAAAATCACCAGAATTCGTTCAGGTTGCTGCGATGTGTCAACAGGACCCAAGAACAAAGGGAATGCCGCTGAGTTCGTTTCTCATTAAACCCATGCAAAGGATTACAAAATACCCACTGATTATTAACAAG ATTCTCGAATATACTCCTGTGTTACATCCCGACAGACAATATCTTCTAGAAGCGCTGGCAAGAGCAGAAGAATTTTGTACACAG GTAAATGAGGGCGtcagagaaaaagaaaatagcgACAGACTCGAATGGTTACAACAGCATGTAACTTGCGATGGATTAGAAGAACAACTGATATTTAACTCACTTACAAATTCTCTCGGACCTAGGAAATTTTTGCATCATGGAATACTGCACAAA GCAAAAAGCGGCAAAGAACTTGTGGGATTTCTGATGAATGATTTTATCTTGTTTGCTCAACCAACAAAATCTTTACCATCTGGACAGCAATTCTCCTTTGAAAGAAACgctaatcaaaaatttaaactgTACAGAAAA CCAACGTTTCTGAATGAGTTGGTCATATTGACAGTACCGGAACTTAATGGAAATGATACATCCGACCACTCTAGAACGATCCGATTATGGGATTCAAAGAAAACTATTACTCTTTTAGCACCATCTGCCAGTGAATGTTCTTTGTGGTTAAAGCGAATAACCGAAGCCAGTAGAGTCtatttagaaaatgaaaaaactcaGCTTCAACGGCAGCGATCGA AGCAGGCGCAGTTTGCTGCGTGTGGGCGAATTCTTGTTACTGTACTCGAAGGGTCGAGTATCAAAGCATTATCTG TTCGCAGGAGACCCCCAAAGGGCCGTCTCAGACTAGTTGTCAGGGAAGCAGAAGATCTCTGTCCTACTAAACCAG GAAAGTACAACACATTCTGCAAAGTATCAATGGGATCACAAGAGGAGAGAACGCAAGTTGTATCAGGAACTAACTGTCCACTGTGGGATAAGTCAATGCAGTTCCAAGTCAAAGATTTACATGCGGATACTTTGTGTATAACTGTTTTCGACAAGGGATATTACAGTCCAGACG AATTCCGTGGACGTGCCGAAGTTCGAGTATCCGACATAATGAGAGATAGCATAGATTCTTGTGGGCCAATTCAGAAAAGAATTAAGCTACACGAAGTTGAAAGTGGAGAAGTTGTATTGAAGTTGGATCTACGCCTCTTCAACCGTTTACCATAA
- the LOC124188175 gene encoding intersectin-1 isoform X1 has translation MAAAAALGVDPWVIQPRERARYQEQFNSLKPVNGVVTGEQAKGFFLQSQLPPMTLGQIWGLSDTDADGKMDVNEFSIACKLINLKLRGFEIPSALPPTLIRSLKSVSNDGNVVNLLNGGNMNGITPAQPMGMNFVSGSISQNLVGLNGSASQPMRPLPPMSMSTASHQNKQCVAPSTHMVHNYASSKPPARPAPPSMVGTLLDLSFDSSPPVVPVRPANFISSAPGPPQRPAPPSSIGTVPLIGGPPPKPAPPSFPNSPVNMGMSPVKMQPSAGSIIPPIQPVQPMTASAPMDLFEFDFSEGMPSVAPIAPVNMNPAPIAAFGMGSVMAIQPAMIPPMSAPTMAPIASVAPMASGIPISAPISSIPLAPVHQIMGNPAVAPIVPPSVNGNPTPVSTNSPLSTTARPPSIDRVGSLDSQHSQHSAGSPQVEWAVPHQTKLKYTQLFNTWDRTRSGFLSGPQARNIMVQTQLPQGILAQVWALADMDVDGRLGCDEFVLAMHLCDMAKAGEKIPTVLPIELIPPTFRRQRQGSVTSQGTSENIDPSAGMPQTSFENKRKENFEKGQAELERRRKALLEIQRKEQEERDRKEREEAEKQEKIRLEQERRRQAEIEKQMLRQKEIEQEKEEQRKRAQEQREAARKEMERQRQLEWEKQKSQELQAQRQKEQDVLLKLKAKNQGLAIELGSLNEKVKELSQKICDTRVGVSGVKTTIDGMRSTRDSQLQEMSALKNKLREQNQRLLSLSQEKARIEAKNKLNNAQDVAGQEAVKMAFASKQITLKQMKDKIADLQQQINDKMTDIENNNSQLDDIKKQMKNLLAECAQLYKSFEEKKTKVTDLRAGSGNADFTTSAWGDSAWGDTGTVNTDSWPVDIASVTHATITGDNTGAVKYRALYEFVARNQDEISFQPGDIILVPPVQNAEPGWMAGEIRGHTGWFPESYVEPVEVDAVITSGNAFIQQDSVEKRTLEGIAEVPENVSDAGSLGGEGPAVEAVIPTLGLGSVCNLQAIALYQYRPTVQQHLSFNKGDTINVTEQQDDWWYGEFNGTEGWFPKSYIKTTTPVRTEASSPTGIPTEYYIALYPYASNETGDLSFNQGEVMMVTKKEGDWWTGVIGDRTGIFPSNYVEKCDNPDQVVIVPDNTSEVVSAVPAPESTPVPDVQEKISEPPTAVTSAQGTPLQEKTKEQLEDERAEAEDRAELPDFAAMSAQQSEDLGSDTDSKPSTPQYPKARGKKPEIGQVIAPYHATSPEQLNLHRGQLIMIRKKTETGWWEGELQARGQKRQIGWFPASYVKLLGSNSNRSTPVSHRYQDSPTDPNVERVMALYPYQALNEDELNFEKGDVITVLAKEDASWWRGEMNGVSGVFPSNYVSPMSSDLIRDVMFGLLNDTERKRQEHIKELIATEQAYIEDMTLVHEVFEKPLLQSMVLTVNEVDKIFVNWRDIIVCNDNFLRTLRIRRDNSDGGVIRMIGDILCENIPRMSAYVRFCSCQLSAATYLQQLTEKSPEFVQVAAMCQQDPRTKGMPLSSFLIKPMQRITKYPLIINKILEYTPVLHPDRQYLLEALARAEEFCTQVNEGVREKENSDRLEWLQQHVTCDGLEEQLIFNSLTNSLGPRKFLHHGILHKAKSGKELVGFLMNDFILFAQPTKSLPSGQQFSFERNANQKFKLYRKPTFLNELVILTVPELNGNDTSDHSRTIRLWDSKKTITLLAPSASECSLWLKRITEASRVYLENEKTQLQRQRSKQAQFAACGRILVTVLEGSSIKALSVRRRPPKGRLRLVVREAEDLCPTKPGKYNTFCKVSMGSQEERTQVVSGTNCPLWDKSMQFQVKDLHADTLCITVFDKGYYSPDEFRGRAEVRVSDIMRDSIDSCGPIQKRIKLHEVESGEVVLKLDLRLFNRLP, from the exons ATGGCTGCAGCCGCAGCATtgg GTGTGGATCCGTGGGTGATCCAGCCACGGGAACGCGCCCGATACCAGGAGCAATTCAATTCTCTGAAACCGGTAAATGGGGTCGTTACAGGAGAGCAAGCAAAAGGCTTCTTTCTGCAGTCTCAGTTGCCACCTATGACTCTTGGACAGATATG GGGTTTATCCGATACGGATGCTGATGGAAAAATGGATGTGAATGAATTCAGTATTGCTTGCAAGCTGATTAACTTGAAGTTGCGTGGTTTCGAAATCCCAAGTGCACTCCCACCAACTCTGATACGAAGTTTGAAATCTGTATCCAATG ATGGGAACGTCGTTAACCTATTGAACGGTGGTAACATGAATGGGATTACACCAGCACAGCCTATGGGAATGAATTTTGTGTCTGGAAGTATATCGCAGAACCTCGTAGGCTTAAATGGATCTGCTTCACAACCAATGCGGCCACTTCCACCCATGTCAATGTCAACGG CCTCACATCAGAATAAACAGTGCGTGGCTCCCAGTACACACATGGTTCATAATTACGCATCATCAAAGCCCCCTGCTCGACCTGCACCCCCCTCCATGG TAGGAACACTTCTTGATTTATCTTTCGATTCTTCACCACCAGTGGTACCCGTCAGACCtgcaaatttcatttcctcgG CTCCTGGTCCACCACAAAGACCTGCGCCACCGTCATCGATTG GTACAGTACCATTGATTGGTGGCCCCCCACCAAAACCAGCCCCTCCATCATTTCCAAATAGTCCGGTCAACATGGGTATGTCACCAGTTAAAATGCAGCCGTCCGCGGGATCCATTATTCCTCCTATCCAACCAGTACAGCCTATGACTGCGTCTGCACCGATGG actTGTTCGAGTTTGATTTCTCTGAAG GTATGCCGTCCGTTGCGCCGATTGCACCTGTCAATATGAATCCTGCCCCAATTGCAGCTTTTGGAATGGGCAGTGTGATGGCAATACAACCGGCAATGATACCTCCTATGTCTGCCCCAACGATGGCACCTATTGCATCTGTTGCACCTATGGCTTCAG GCATCCCAATATCCGCTCCAATCAGCAGCATTCCTTTAGCACCAGTGCATCAAATAATGGGGAATCCTGCAGTTGCCCCCATAGTCCCACCGTCGGTTAATGGAAATCCAACGCCTGTTTCTACAAATTCTCCACTCAGTACAACGGCTAGACCTCCAAGCATAGACAGAGTTGGTTCGCTTGATTCTCAGCATAGCCAGCATTCCGCAGGCTCGCCACAGGTCGAGTGGGCAGTACCTCATCAAACAAAATTGAAGTACACGCAACTATTCAACACTTGGGATCGTACCAGATCTGGATTCCTCTCGGGACCACAAGCTAGAAATATTATGGTTCAAACGCAGTTGCCTCAGGGCATCCTAGCCCAAGTATG GGCTTTGGCTGATATGGATGTTGATGGCCGATTGGGTTGCGACGAATTTGTCCTAGCCATGCACTTATGTGATATGGCTAAGgctggtgaaaaaattcccacAGTTTTACCAATTGAACTCATTCCTCCTACATTCAGACGTCAACGACAAGGTAGCGTTACGTCCCAGGGTACGTCGGAGAACATTGATCCATCTGCTGGCATGCCACAG ACGTCTTTTGAaaacaagagaaaagaaaactttgaaaaggGGCAGGCTGAGTTAGAGCGTAGGCGCAAAGCACTTTTAGAGATACAACGAAAGGAACAAGAAGAACGTGATCGTAAGGAAAGAGAAGAGGCTGAAAAGCAAGAGAAAATAAG GTTGGAACAGGAAAGGAGACGACAggcagaaattgaaaaacaaatgcTTCGGCAGAAGGAAATTGAACAAGAGAAGGAAGAGCAAAGAAAACGGGCACAAGAGCAACGGGAGGCTGCAAGAAA AGAAATGGAGAGACAGCGGCAATTAGAATGGGAGAAGCAAAAATCTCAAGAACTTCAGGCACAAAGGCAGAAGGAACAGGACGTACTTCTTAAACTCAAGGCCAAGAATCAAGGACTTGCTATCGAATTAGGAAGTCTG aatgaaaaagtgaaagagcTTTCACAGAAAATATGTGATACTCGCGTGGGTGTTTCTGGTGTGAAAACTACGATCGACGGTATGCGTTCAACGCGTGATTCTCAACTTCAAGAGATGTCAGcgctgaaaaataaattacgggAGCAAAATCAAAGACTGCTTTCGCTGAGTCAGGAAAAAGCAAGAATTGAAGCTAAGAATAAGTTGAACAATGCTCAAGATGTTGCTGGGCAGGAGGCAGTAAAGATGGCTTTTGCTAGTAAACAAATAACGttgaaacaaatgaaagaTAAAATCGCGGACTTACAGCAACAG ataAACGATAAGATGACAGATATTGAAAACAACAACAGCCAACTTGATGACATAAAGAAGCAAATGAAAAACCTTCTTGCCGAATGTGCGCAGCTCTATAAatcatttgaagaaaaaaaaacaaaagttacCGATTTGCGAGCTGGCAGTGGCAACGCAGATTTTACCACTTCTGCCTGGGGAGATAGCGCCTGGGGTGATACTGGAACTGTAAATACAGACTCGTGGCCAGTGGACATTGCTTCAGTGACACATGCAACGATTACTGGAGATAATACTGGCGCTGTGAAATACAGAGCTTTATATGAATTCGTGGCAAGAAATCAAGACGAGATATCTTTCCAGCCCGGTGATATAATCCTA GTGCCACCAGTCCAAAATGCCGAGCCCGGCTGGATGGCTGGTGAAATACGTGGCCACACAGGTTGGTTTCCAGAATCTTATGTCGAACCAGTGGAAGTTGATGCTGTGATTACCAGTGGCAATGCTTTCATCCAACAAGACAGTGTTGAGAAGCGAACTTTGGA AGGTATTGCCGAAGTTCCTGAAAATGTATCGGACGCTGGCTCACTTGGTGGTGAAGGTCCAGCTGTCGAGGCAGTTATTCCAACTTTAGGCTTAGGCTCAGTTTGCAACTTGCAAGCTATTGCTTTGTACCAATATCGCCCGACAGTTCAGCAACATCTCTCTTTCAATAAAGGAGATACGATCAATGTCACAGAGCAGCAG gatgATTGGTGGTACGGTGAATTTAATGGTACAGAAGGTTGGTTCCCAAAGTCTTATATTAAAACAACCACACCTGTCCGAACTGAGGCATCATCTCCAACTGGTATTCCTACTGAATATTACATCGCGCTGTATCCATATGCTTCAAACGAAACTGGAGATCTAAGCTTTAATCAAGGGGAAGTGATGAtggtaacaaaaaaagaaggagaCTGGTGGACAGGCGTTATAGGAGATCGTACCggaatttttccatcaaattATGTTGAAAAGTGCGACAACCCCGATCAG GTTGTCATTGTGCCTGATAATACTTCTGAAGTAGTATCAGCTGTTCCGGCCCCTGAATCGACTCCGGTACCAGAtgttcaagaaaaaatttcggaacCACCTACTGCTGTTACTTCAGCTCAAGGAACACCG CTACAGGAAAAAACGAAGGAACAGCTTGAAGACGAGAGAGCTGAGGCGGAAGACAGAGCAGAGTTACCAGATTTTGCTGCTATGTCGGCGCAACAG TCCGAGGACCTTGGGAGCGACACTGACTCTAAG CCATCCACGCCGCAGTACCCCAAG GCAAGAGgtaaaaaacctgaaattggACAAGTCATCGCTCCATACCACGCGACTAGTCCGGAGCAATTGAATCTCCATAGAGGACAACTCATCATGATCAGGAAAAAGACGGAAACTGGTTGGTGGGAAGGAGAGTTACAG GCTCGTGGCCAAAAACGACAAATTGGTTGGTTTCCTGCATCTTATGTCAAGTTATTGGGAAGTAACAGTAATCGCAGCACACCAGTTTCCCATAGATATCAAGACTCGCCCACTGATCCCAATGTTG AGCGGGTGATGGCTTTATACCCATATCAAGCGCTAAATGAGGATGAGTTGAATTTCGAGAAAGGAGACGTTATAACTGTTCTTGCTAAAGAGGATGCCTCGTGGTGGAGGGGCGAGATGAACGGTGTATCAGGAGTATTTCCTAGCAACTATGTTTCTCCGATGT CCAGCGATCTAATACGTGATGTTATGTTTGGACTGCTCAATGATACGGAAAGGAAACGTCAGGAACATATCAAAGAACTCATTGCAACTGAACAAGCGTACATCGAAGACATGACTCTGGTTCACGAG GTCTTTGAGAAACCGTTACTTCAAAGTATGGTACTGACTGTAAACGAAGTTGACAAGATATTCGTCAATTGGCGGGATATTATAGTGTgcaatgacaattttttgag AACACTGAGAATACGAAGGGACAACAGCGATGGTGGTGTTATAAGAATGATCGGTGACATATTGTGTGAAAAT ATCCCGAGGATGTCGGCCTATGTTAGATTCTGTAGCTGTCAGCTTTCCGCAGCAACGTACCTTCAGCAACTTACTGAAAAATCACCAGAATTCGTTCAGGTTGCTGCGATGTGTCAACAGGACCCAAGAACAAAGGGAATGCCGCTGAGTTCGTTTCTCATTAAACCCATGCAAAGGATTACAAAATACCCACTGATTATTAACAAG ATTCTCGAATATACTCCTGTGTTACATCCCGACAGACAATATCTTCTAGAAGCGCTGGCAAGAGCAGAAGAATTTTGTACACAG GTAAATGAGGGCGtcagagaaaaagaaaatagcgACAGACTCGAATGGTTACAACAGCATGTAACTTGCGATGGATTAGAAGAACAACTGATATTTAACTCACTTACAAATTCTCTCGGACCTAGGAAATTTTTGCATCATGGAATACTGCACAAA GCAAAAAGCGGCAAAGAACTTGTGGGATTTCTGATGAATGATTTTATCTTGTTTGCTCAACCAACAAAATCTTTACCATCTGGACAGCAATTCTCCTTTGAAAGAAACgctaatcaaaaatttaaactgTACAGAAAA CCAACGTTTCTGAATGAGTTGGTCATATTGACAGTACCGGAACTTAATGGAAATGATACATCCGACCACTCTAGAACGATCCGATTATGGGATTCAAAGAAAACTATTACTCTTTTAGCACCATCTGCCAGTGAATGTTCTTTGTGGTTAAAGCGAATAACCGAAGCCAGTAGAGTCtatttagaaaatgaaaaaactcaGCTTCAACGGCAGCGATCGA AGCAGGCGCAGTTTGCTGCGTGTGGGCGAATTCTTGTTACTGTACTCGAAGGGTCGAGTATCAAAGCATTATCTG TTCGCAGGAGACCCCCAAAGGGCCGTCTCAGACTAGTTGTCAGGGAAGCAGAAGATCTCTGTCCTACTAAACCAG GAAAGTACAACACATTCTGCAAAGTATCAATGGGATCACAAGAGGAGAGAACGCAAGTTGTATCAGGAACTAACTGTCCACTGTGGGATAAGTCAATGCAGTTCCAAGTCAAAGATTTACATGCGGATACTTTGTGTATAACTGTTTTCGACAAGGGATATTACAGTCCAGACG AATTCCGTGGACGTGCCGAAGTTCGAGTATCCGACATAATGAGAGATAGCATAGATTCTTGTGGGCCAATTCAGAAAAGAATTAAGCTACACGAAGTTGAAAGTGGAGAAGTTGTATTGAAGTTGGATCTACGCCTCTTCAACCGTTTACCATAA